One window from the genome of Commensalibacter oyaizuii encodes:
- a CDS encoding DUF4422 domain-containing protein, producing the protein MHNISIYVSYHDKCDLIKTSYFKPIQVGTALNEPYYENELNDAIANNISAKNQSFCELTAQYWAWKNDQDSDYIGFYHYRRHFILNINNHQESDEYGVVNYPHINETYCDDIGYSDLALARFLKNIDVVVPEKWDVRNVNAKNNLDQYEQGKNLNISDYHACLSILNQKYPEYMDAAERYNQSHYGYYTNMFIMKRHIFLQYCQWLFDILFTLEKQIDLSERNVQEYRVFGYLAEWLLGIYITKLQENKNLNIVPCRRTFIHSTNTGRYSLSSSQNFAPTQTNQKLIQELEKQYQQIVPIVTAFNENYAISGAALLQSIIENSRRNYFYDLYIIEGALSDITKFNFKLLLKKHSNFRLTFINGDRFFENKSLELHDHFTKETYYRVLIPKLLPFYNKVIYLDADLIVNNDIQQLFAIDIGDHYIGAVKDYVMRGFIKNEIICRAEGDYYTAKDYLTQYLQLKYPYDYVQAGVLILNTQQIRKFNIDDFIMQDISKRYYWFLDQDLLNKHCEGHIYFIDMKWNVLHGNGNVDSFFKKLPLPIMQEYFTARQDPWIIHFAGDKKPWTHPDIDFAQVFFFYLRNTPWINFSLKYQKNFTSPFKSIRNFDVRSLLRPVINKILPLGTNRRKRAYKFYIKIKKYL; encoded by the coding sequence ATTATGAGAATGAGCTAAATGATGCAATTGCAAATAATATTTCAGCCAAGAATCAAAGTTTTTGTGAATTAACCGCACAATATTGGGCTTGGAAAAATGATCAAGACAGCGATTATATCGGTTTTTACCATTACAGACGTCACTTTATTTTAAATATAAATAATCATCAAGAAAGTGATGAGTATGGTGTTGTTAACTACCCTCATATAAACGAAACCTACTGCGATGATATCGGATATTCTGACTTGGCTTTAGCCCGATTTCTAAAAAATATTGATGTTGTTGTTCCGGAAAAATGGGATGTAAGAAATGTAAATGCTAAGAATAATTTAGACCAATATGAACAAGGTAAAAATCTGAATATCAGCGATTATCACGCTTGTTTATCCATTCTAAATCAAAAATACCCTGAATATATGGACGCAGCTGAACGATATAATCAATCACATTATGGCTATTACACAAATATGTTCATTATGAAACGCCATATATTTTTGCAATATTGTCAGTGGTTATTTGACATTCTATTTACACTAGAAAAGCAAATAGATCTTAGTGAACGTAATGTACAAGAATACCGTGTCTTTGGTTATCTTGCTGAGTGGTTATTAGGAATATACATAACCAAATTACAAGAAAATAAAAACTTAAACATCGTTCCCTGTCGACGAACCTTTATTCATAGCACTAATACAGGTAGATACTCTTTGTCATCATCACAGAATTTCGCCCCTACTCAAACAAATCAGAAATTAATACAAGAATTAGAAAAACAGTATCAACAAATTGTACCTATTGTTACGGCATTTAATGAAAATTACGCCATTTCTGGTGCTGCACTTCTACAATCAATTATCGAAAACAGTCGTCGTAATTACTTTTACGATCTTTATATTATTGAAGGCGCATTATCAGATATAACGAAGTTTAATTTCAAGCTTCTGTTGAAAAAGCATAGCAATTTTAGACTAACATTTATTAATGGCGATCGCTTTTTTGAAAATAAGTCCTTAGAGCTTCACGATCATTTTACAAAAGAAACCTATTATAGGGTTTTAATACCAAAACTATTACCATTTTATAATAAAGTTATTTACCTTGATGCTGATTTAATCGTGAATAATGATATTCAACAATTATTTGCCATTGATATCGGTGACCACTATATTGGCGCGGTCAAAGATTATGTCATGAGAGGTTTTATTAAAAATGAAATTATTTGTCGTGCAGAAGGTGATTATTACACAGCAAAAGATTATTTAACCCAGTACCTGCAACTAAAATATCCGTACGACTATGTGCAAGCTGGGGTTCTGATTTTAAATACGCAACAAATTCGGAAATTTAATATAGATGATTTTATCATGCAGGATATATCAAAACGATATTACTGGTTTTTAGATCAGGATCTGTTAAATAAACATTGCGAAGGACATATTTACTTCATCGATATGAAATGGAATGTTTTGCACGGGAATGGAAATGTCGACAGTTTTTTCAAAAAACTCCCCTTACCAATCATGCAAGAGTATTTCACAGCCCGCCAGGATCCGTGGATTATTCATTTTGCTGGTGACAAAAAACCGTGGACTCATCCCGATATTGATTTTGCACAAGTCTTTTTCTTCTATTTACGCAACACACCTTGGATCAATTTTTCCCTTAAATATCAAAAAAATTTTACATCACCGTTTAAATCTATACGTAATTTTGATGTACGTTCTTTACTAAGACCAGTAATAAATAAAATATTACCATTAGGTACTAATAGAAGAAAACGAGCATACAAATTTTATATAAAAATAAAAAAATACTTATAA
- a CDS encoding glycosyltransferase: MKSVALIVTYNRIEKLRLCLQATCVLPFDCIVVVNNASSDGTQQWLSTLTDPRLNVIHLNENIGGAGGFKYGAQYISNTIKTDWIFFFDDDAYPSSNLLENFINLEKENYQLFCSKVVTPQRQLCSMNVPYKKIPHTMWDTIHYALFPDTFLPSINKSCDVQTFSFVGVVIHHKILKLYSQHIHEELFIYFDDLYFSYFLSQLGYKIRYSPELIFTHDVTLNSTIYNSKKLYYSVRNLLISQKIFNIFPPFTKGTIFLRLLKMFFLTSLKGEGKQSFKHFFRGLKDGFSYKSNKRYK, encoded by the coding sequence ATGAAATCTGTTGCACTAATTGTAACCTATAACAGAATCGAAAAATTACGATTATGTTTACAGGCTACATGCGTCTTACCTTTCGACTGTATCGTTGTTGTCAATAATGCATCATCGGATGGCACACAACAATGGCTGTCAACACTTACGGACCCGCGTTTGAATGTCATTCATCTGAATGAAAATATAGGGGGAGCTGGTGGCTTTAAATATGGTGCTCAATATATATCCAACACCATAAAAACAGACTGGATATTTTTCTTCGATGATGACGCATACCCCTCTTCTAACCTCTTAGAAAATTTTATAAATCTTGAGAAAGAGAATTATCAATTATTTTGTAGCAAGGTTGTAACCCCTCAACGACAATTATGTTCTATGAATGTGCCCTATAAAAAAATTCCACATACAATGTGGGATACCATTCATTATGCCCTCTTTCCTGACACTTTTTTACCTAGTATCAACAAAAGCTGCGACGTACAAACTTTCTCTTTCGTAGGTGTTGTGATCCATCACAAAATTTTAAAACTTTATAGTCAACATATACACGAAGAATTATTTATTTATTTTGATGATCTTTATTTTTCATATTTTTTATCACAATTGGGATATAAAATCCGCTATTCACCAGAACTAATATTTACCCACGATGTCACATTGAATTCTACGATTTATAATAGTAAAAAACTATATTACTCTGTCAGAAATCTATTAATCTCTCAGAAAATTTTTAATATCTTTCCTCCTTTTACCAAAGGTACAATTTTTCTGAGGTTACTAAAAATGTTTTTCCTGACTAGCTTAAAAGGTGAAGGAAAACAGAGTTTTAAACACTTCTTTAGGGGTCTAAAAGACGGCTTTTCCTACAAATCTAACAAAAGATATAAATAA
- the cydC gene encoding thiol reductant ABC exporter subunit CydC: MISKDKKPILFRNYFSFAALASPIKWHLILGVILACIAAIGNFGLLFLSGWLLASAAVAGLGGTAIAKAFNIILPAAGVRFFAMLRIVARYLERVITHDGALRLTSLLRVNIFKHLIPLAPAGLINQRGGDILGRFITDTDLVSAYYTDVIIPFARAFICTIIFVFTFIWFSSFSALALTVGLFISCCVIPVCVYYLSYHHIQKTINYKNTLQTNFTEILQNLGEMLVLGIAPARMSDIQQTQYISDRNKWILDAIESAGRGINTIIMMLCILITLIQNVHEYHQGILTGPEIPMLILGTLAAFDVTFSLPLASQAAAKAYLSEQRLDDACKPTDFVSNTSSLSCSQPYDLYLDNVSFHYPNNPMKVFNQASLTIKQGEHIALVGPSGIGKSSLINLLFSFYPLSEGKITFGGVDTRKISTQDLSSIISVVTQDFHLFSGTIKENLLLANPQSTPTEIEEALRISQLYDFVSGLAEGLNTRIGNEGIRLSGGQAKRLSIAQGLIRKTPWLILDEPTEGLDPQTEYALMTALLKARPETTIIVITHRDAILPLMSRIITMENGDFL, translated from the coding sequence ATGATCAGCAAAGATAAAAAGCCTATATTATTCAGAAATTATTTCTCTTTCGCAGCATTAGCCAGTCCAATTAAATGGCATTTAATTTTAGGAGTCATTTTGGCTTGTATTGCAGCAATAGGTAATTTTGGATTATTATTTCTTTCTGGTTGGTTATTAGCCAGCGCTGCAGTCGCAGGATTAGGTGGAACAGCCATTGCAAAAGCCTTTAACATTATTCTCCCCGCGGCTGGTGTGCGTTTCTTTGCTATGCTTAGAATTGTTGCTCGCTACTTGGAACGCGTTATTACCCATGACGGTGCACTACGATTAACAAGCTTATTAAGAGTAAACATATTTAAACATCTTATACCTCTGGCACCTGCTGGCCTCATCAATCAAAGAGGGGGCGATATATTAGGGCGTTTTATAACTGACACTGACCTTGTATCTGCTTATTATACAGATGTGATTATTCCTTTTGCGCGTGCATTTATCTGTACGATTATCTTTGTGTTTACTTTTATATGGTTTTCATCTTTTTCAGCATTAGCACTGACTGTTGGATTATTCATAAGCTGCTGCGTTATTCCCGTTTGTGTTTACTATCTTTCTTACCACCACATTCAAAAAACGATTAATTACAAAAATACTTTACAAACAAACTTTACTGAAATTTTACAAAATCTCGGTGAAATGTTGGTCTTAGGGATAGCACCAGCAAGAATGTCTGATATACAGCAAACTCAATATATTTCTGATCGAAATAAATGGATACTGGATGCCATAGAAAGTGCTGGACGTGGGATAAATACCATTATTATGATGTTGTGTATTCTGATCACTTTAATACAAAACGTCCATGAATATCATCAAGGTATTTTAACGGGCCCAGAAATTCCAATGTTAATATTAGGAACGCTTGCAGCTTTTGACGTCACATTTTCATTACCTTTGGCAAGCCAAGCAGCAGCAAAAGCATACTTGTCTGAACAACGTTTAGATGATGCGTGTAAACCGACCGATTTTGTTTCTAATACCTCCTCTCTTAGTTGTTCACAACCTTACGATCTATATCTTGATAATGTCAGCTTTCATTATCCTAATAACCCGATGAAAGTATTTAACCAAGCTTCTTTGACCATTAAACAAGGTGAGCATATCGCATTAGTGGGCCCATCAGGAATTGGTAAAAGTAGTCTGATCAACCTTCTGTTCTCTTTTTATCCTTTATCAGAAGGGAAAATTACTTTTGGAGGAGTGGATACTCGAAAAATATCAACTCAAGACTTATCTTCCATTATTAGTGTGGTCACACAGGACTTTCACTTATTTTCTGGAACAATTAAAGAAAACTTATTACTTGCTAATCCGCAAAGCACACCAACAGAAATAGAAGAAGCATTACGCATTTCACAACTTTACGATTTTGTTTCTGGATTAGCAGAAGGTCTAAATACACGCATTGGCAATGAAGGGATACGCCTTTCTGGAGGACAAGCAAAACGTCTATCAATCGCCCAAGGATTAATACGCAAAACCCCTTGGCTAATCTTAGATGAGCCTACCGAAGGACTGGACCCTCAAACAGAATATGCCCTGATGACGGCTTTGCTTAAAGCACGTCCTGAGACAACTATTATTGTTATCACTCATCGTGATGCAATATTACCACTCATGAGTAGAATCATAACTATGGAAAATGGAGATTTTCTTTAA
- the cydD gene encoding thiol reductant ABC exporter subunit CydD, whose amino-acid sequence MNKRNIILKDHLQLKNLAKISQKWLILSVILGSVAAVCLVGQFVILGHIVDNIIFHSRTIYTQYTLIFTLLLFLLGNVFFKFAADLSSTHAGLKLTQYIQNDLQNYLLNTGPIAYKNLKIGEMVTTLTEGIDALLPYFARYIPNAAMMVVVPIIILIVVASINTWSFIALAITGPLIPIFMVLVGYSAQRIMNRQWAELSLLSGHFLDMLKGLKTLRLFGRTQESLIHIEKLANKHRTTTLSVMKVAFLSSAVLEFFSSLSIAVIAVIFGTQLLEGTVNFRSAFLVLLLAPEFFMPLRNFSASYHARQNANAAVEQLQKIYELPAFVTRYQKPAATNTPLHSIHCKQLTVKTFDGQPLLQNISCQFLSNHLNVLTGKSGAGKTSLLNTILGFIPISSGNMTVLNTQGEQIGFEDIHVAWVPQQPYLMFGTIQENLTLGCSSFDLQHLRDAAEQANILSFIDSLPAGFDTHVGERGGIFSAGQLRRLVLARALYRNPDLLILDEPTAGLDPTTSEQIINTIRACTKDRVVIVSTHNLQLAAKSDALFRIDQGSLVSLSTNEGTK is encoded by the coding sequence ATGAATAAAAGAAATATTATTTTAAAAGATCACCTACAACTTAAAAACCTAGCAAAAATATCTCAAAAATGGTTAATTTTATCTGTAATATTGGGATCTGTTGCTGCTGTTTGTTTGGTGGGCCAATTCGTAATATTGGGCCATATTGTAGATAATATTATTTTCCATAGCCGAACTATCTACACGCAATACACACTTATCTTTACCCTTTTACTTTTTCTTTTAGGCAATGTTTTTTTTAAGTTTGCAGCTGACTTGTCGAGTACACACGCAGGGTTAAAATTAACACAATATATTCAAAATGATTTACAAAATTATCTTCTAAACACTGGCCCTATTGCCTATAAAAATTTAAAAATTGGTGAAATGGTCACTACTTTGACCGAAGGTATCGATGCATTACTACCCTATTTTGCGCGATATATTCCAAATGCTGCCATGATGGTCGTCGTTCCCATTATTATTTTAATCGTTGTTGCAAGTATAAATACATGGAGTTTTATCGCTCTTGCTATAACGGGGCCATTAATTCCTATTTTTATGGTGTTAGTTGGATATAGTGCCCAACGCATTATGAACCGCCAATGGGCAGAATTATCCCTATTGAGTGGTCATTTTCTAGATATGTTGAAAGGCCTTAAAACATTACGCCTATTCGGCCGCACCCAAGAAAGCCTTATTCACATAGAAAAATTGGCCAATAAACATCGTACAACAACCTTGTCGGTTATGAAGGTCGCTTTTTTAAGTTCTGCAGTCTTGGAATTCTTTTCCAGTCTTTCTATCGCAGTCATAGCAGTAATCTTTGGAACACAATTATTGGAAGGGACAGTTAATTTCCGTTCGGCATTTTTAGTTTTATTATTAGCTCCTGAATTTTTTATGCCTTTACGAAATTTTTCAGCCAGCTACCATGCAAGACAAAATGCCAACGCTGCCGTAGAACAATTACAGAAAATATATGAACTACCTGCATTCGTCACCCGTTATCAAAAACCAGCCGCAACAAATACACCCCTACACTCCATCCATTGCAAACAATTAACTGTTAAAACGTTTGATGGACAACCCTTGTTACAAAATATTTCCTGTCAATTTTTATCCAATCATCTAAATGTTTTAACTGGGAAAAGCGGCGCTGGAAAAACCAGTTTATTAAATACAATATTGGGATTTATACCGATTAGTTCAGGCAACATGACAGTGCTAAATACGCAAGGTGAACAAATCGGTTTTGAAGATATTCACGTTGCATGGGTTCCACAACAACCTTATTTAATGTTCGGAACCATTCAGGAAAATCTTACCTTAGGCTGCTCTTCCTTTGATTTGCAACACTTAAGAGATGCTGCTGAACAAGCAAATATTTTGTCTTTTATTGATAGTTTGCCAGCAGGATTTGATACCCATGTCGGTGAGCGCGGTGGTATTTTTTCTGCAGGCCAGTTACGCCGTCTTGTTTTAGCACGAGCCTTATACCGCAACCCTGATTTGTTAATTTTAGATGAACCAACAGCTGGTCTGGATCCTACGACTTCAGAGCAAATTATCAATACTATCAGGGCCTGTACTAAAGACAGAGTTGTTATTGTTTCTACACATAATCTTCAATTAGCTGCCAAAAGTGATGCTTTGTTTCGAATTGATCAAGGCTCTTTAGTCTCCCTATCAACCAATGAGGGGACAAAATAA